The Brevibacillus brevis genome contains a region encoding:
- the hutI gene encoding imidazolonepropionase, producing MTKPVWIRHASQLATLAGGSSSPVVGAQMNELSIIEDGSIWLEDGVIQRVGTDEELARYYRDRTHEAQIIDASGKLVTPGLIDPHTHLVHAGSRQNEFNMRLNGATYMEIMNNGGGIYSTTAATRAATHEELFAQSKQRLDQFLLHGVTTVEAKSGYGLTLEDELKQLEVAKQLHEEHPIDIVSTFMGAHAVPREYKENPDAFVDVVIEQMIPEVARRKLAVFNDVFCERGVFTPEQSRRILEAGVRHGLLPKIHADEIEPYEGAELAASVGAVSADHLLRASDKGIEQMAEAGVIAVLLPGTAFFLMAESANGRKMIDRGVAVAISTDCNPGSSPTVSLPLIMNLGCLKMGMTPAEVLTAATINAAHAIRCAYEVGSLEVGKKADVTIFDVPDFMTLQYRYGSNHVNTVIKNGTIVVAGGRLA from the coding sequence ATGACTAAACCTGTATGGATTCGCCACGCCAGTCAGCTTGCCACGCTGGCTGGCGGTTCCTCTTCCCCTGTAGTAGGAGCGCAAATGAATGAGTTGTCGATCATTGAGGACGGAAGCATTTGGCTGGAAGACGGCGTCATCCAGCGTGTAGGAACAGATGAAGAGCTGGCGCGTTACTATCGAGACCGTACGCATGAGGCGCAAATCATCGATGCTTCGGGCAAGCTGGTCACACCAGGGCTGATCGATCCGCATACACATCTGGTGCACGCGGGCAGTCGGCAAAACGAGTTTAATATGCGGCTAAACGGTGCGACCTATATGGAGATTATGAACAATGGCGGCGGAATTTACTCGACTACCGCGGCGACGCGAGCAGCTACCCATGAAGAGCTGTTTGCCCAGAGCAAGCAGCGTCTTGACCAGTTTCTGTTGCATGGGGTCACAACCGTCGAGGCGAAAAGCGGTTACGGCCTGACATTGGAAGATGAGCTGAAGCAGCTGGAGGTCGCCAAGCAGTTGCACGAGGAACATCCCATCGACATCGTCAGTACCTTCATGGGTGCACATGCGGTGCCGCGTGAATACAAGGAAAATCCGGATGCGTTTGTAGACGTGGTCATTGAGCAAATGATCCCAGAGGTTGCTCGTCGCAAGCTGGCTGTTTTTAACGATGTGTTTTGCGAAAGAGGTGTGTTCACTCCGGAGCAGTCCCGACGCATTCTCGAAGCGGGGGTCCGTCATGGGTTGCTGCCGAAGATTCATGCGGACGAAATCGAACCGTATGAAGGGGCAGAGCTGGCAGCTTCGGTTGGCGCGGTATCTGCGGATCATTTGCTGCGCGCTTCAGACAAGGGGATTGAACAGATGGCAGAAGCGGGTGTCATCGCTGTGTTACTGCCCGGTACGGCGTTTTTCCTGATGGCAGAGTCAGCCAATGGCAGGAAAATGATTGATCGTGGCGTGGCTGTCGCGATTTCGACGGATTGCAATCCGGGCTCGTCTCCAACGGTTTCGCTCCCACTCATCATGAATCTGGGTTGCCTGAAAATGGGGATGACGCCAGCCGAGGTGCTGACGGCAGCTACCATCAACGCCGCTCACGCAATCCGCTGCGCGTATGAAGTCGGCAGCCTTGAGGTCGGGAAAAAAGCAGATGTCACGATTTTTGACGTTCCTGATTTCATGACCTTGCAATATCGTTATGGGAGTAACCACGTAAACACGGTAATCAAAAACGGAACAATCGTCGTTGCTGGGGGAAGACTGGCGTAA
- a CDS encoding YjiH family protein, giving the protein MGNISNSNLAPHPGQQAVSTTHAWKFFVFSLIGIFVFFIPVTINNTSSIMLDHIVTWVRQIMPSAIPIYALLVIVLGAIYPFVTGSWKQSKVNLVFSALKVLGVPIALLIYFQAGPAWLLDKNMGPFLFEKLVIPVGMVVPIGSVFLALLVGYGLLEFIGVLVQPIMRPIWRTPGRSAVDAVASFVGSYSIGLLITNRVFKEGKYTIKEAAIIATGFSTVSATFMIVIAKTLDLMNYWNLYFWVSLVVTFLVTAVTVRIWPLSNMSDAYYQDNGDPEKVIKEKRLRQAWIEAMEAAGKALPLTRNIWENLRDGFIMTMSILPSIMSVGLIGLVLAEFTPLFDWLGYLFYPITWLLQIPEPMLAAKASAIEIAEMFLPALLVVKAPLVTKFVIAVVSVSSILFFSATIPCILSTEIPISIPKLLVIWVERTILTLLLVTPLAFLLLP; this is encoded by the coding sequence ATGGGCAATATTTCGAACAGCAATCTTGCACCTCATCCTGGTCAGCAAGCCGTATCCACCACGCATGCTTGGAAGTTTTTTGTTTTTAGCCTCATTGGCATTTTCGTTTTTTTTATTCCTGTTACCATTAACAACACAAGCTCCATTATGCTCGATCACATCGTGACATGGGTTCGGCAAATCATGCCGAGTGCGATACCGATATATGCTTTGCTTGTGATTGTGCTTGGAGCCATTTATCCGTTTGTGACGGGCAGTTGGAAGCAGAGCAAAGTAAACCTCGTCTTTTCTGCGCTAAAAGTACTGGGTGTGCCTATCGCTCTGTTGATTTATTTTCAGGCGGGTCCTGCATGGCTGCTGGACAAGAATATGGGGCCATTTCTCTTCGAAAAGCTGGTGATTCCCGTAGGTATGGTAGTCCCGATCGGCTCCGTGTTCTTGGCGTTGCTTGTTGGCTACGGCCTTTTGGAATTTATCGGGGTACTGGTTCAGCCAATCATGCGCCCGATTTGGAGAACACCTGGCCGCTCTGCGGTAGATGCGGTGGCTTCCTTTGTGGGGAGCTATTCGATCGGTCTTTTGATCACGAACCGGGTATTCAAAGAAGGCAAATATACGATTAAAGAAGCAGCTATTATCGCAACTGGCTTTTCCACTGTATCTGCGACATTTATGATCGTCATCGCGAAAACATTGGATTTGATGAATTACTGGAATCTTTATTTTTGGGTCTCGCTCGTGGTGACGTTTCTCGTAACGGCAGTGACGGTGCGTATTTGGCCGCTGTCCAATATGAGTGATGCATATTACCAGGACAACGGCGATCCGGAGAAAGTGATTAAGGAAAAACGGTTGCGCCAAGCGTGGATAGAGGCTATGGAAGCTGCGGGAAAAGCGCTGCCGCTAACGCGGAACATTTGGGAGAATTTGCGGGATGGTTTCATCATGACCATGAGTATTCTTCCGTCCATCATGTCGGTCGGCTTGATCGGGTTGGTATTGGCCGAATTTACCCCTTTGTTTGATTGGCTGGGGTACTTGTTTTATCCGATTACATGGCTCTTGCAAATTCCAGAGCCGATGCTGGCTGCAAAAGCGTCAGCGATCGAAATTGCCGAGATGTTTTTACCTGCTCTGCTTGTGGTAAAAGCACCTCTGGTCACCAAGTTTGTCATTGCAGTTGTTTCGGTTTCTTCCATCTTGTTCTTTTCCGCGACGATTCCTTGCATTTTGTCTACCGAGATTCCGATTAGCATTCCAAAGCTTCTGGTGATTTGGGTAGAGCGTACGATTCTAACCCTGCTGCTTGTGACCCCTCTAGCTTTCCTGCTTCTGCCATAA
- a CDS encoding pyridoxamine 5'-phosphate oxidase family protein — protein sequence MSGFGIFRDVVTSEQQLREMVGEPSRLVQNKAITQLDDHSRKYIAQAPFLIIATADKDGHCDASPRGDAPGFVHVVDDHHLVIPERPGNKRMDSITNILVNPHIGLIFLIPTLEETFRVNGKACIIRDEEILGKMAVNGKAPTLGIGVKVEECFVHCAKAFMRSGLWKPESWPAEGTTPNVAQMLADHVKLPGVTAKEVAEGLQDSYTNRLY from the coding sequence ATGTCAGGATTCGGAATATTCCGTGACGTGGTCACGTCAGAGCAGCAGCTGCGCGAAATGGTCGGAGAGCCAAGTCGTCTCGTACAGAACAAGGCGATCACCCAGTTGGATGACCATAGCCGCAAGTATATTGCCCAAGCGCCATTTCTCATCATTGCCACAGCAGACAAAGATGGCCATTGCGATGCTTCGCCACGTGGTGATGCGCCTGGCTTTGTGCATGTCGTCGACGATCACCATCTGGTGATTCCCGAGCGCCCAGGAAACAAGCGGATGGACTCCATCACGAACATTTTAGTCAACCCCCATATTGGGCTTATCTTTTTGATTCCTACGCTGGAAGAGACGTTCCGTGTGAACGGCAAGGCTTGCATTATTCGCGATGAAGAAATACTGGGGAAGATGGCGGTTAACGGGAAGGCGCCTACGCTTGGGATCGGCGTAAAGGTCGAGGAGTGCTTCGTCCACTGTGCAAAGGCATTTATGCGCTCTGGATTATGGAAGCCGGAGTCGTGGCCGGCAGAAGGGACGACTCCTAACGTCGCGCAAATGCTGGCAGATCATGTGAAGTTACCAGGTGTGACGGCAAAAGAAGTGGCGGAGGGTTTGCAAGACAGCTATACAAATCGATTGTACTAA
- a CDS encoding eCIS core domain-containing protein, with protein MRSYESSKPSMDATHEKTQAPVSGPMLQPSKVQRKASHSSRILSLQKTLGNQAVQRMLSRTPLQKSENLSSGSGRSLPDSVQAKMEQAFHTDFSDVQIHPESSVASQIGAVAFAQGNDIHFAPGTYQPETQSGQQLLGHELTHVVQQRQGRVKANVPDSSLPINDDPALEAEADRYGSLAAAGTMTDRTGADATGSVASPIIQGTWDEDVKDARRMWDKHVEKTNNLDEGTVNGLFEQVADIENYFDKVRYGISLHSKISDIFSVTGGNYTELEEAQRLFGENITPFFGKDKDTDPDIDYTYLEKQQSDNDEEVRMVDENEDDSTALYEEKRVAMEIKTISSHDDSQFGSRIHEAIGQLDKRRDTNRYKEYVIVIQKYHPENPWPYTAAENRARAPLGDLKARLTARLSNMTHLPGYDIKVIFRGITKGTPTGGTGTVDPSFLIPEHIRFSNMPSYTVECYYCGSSNTGWLVDDPIPE; from the coding sequence ATGCGAAGCTATGAATCTAGCAAGCCGTCTATGGATGCGACTCATGAAAAAACGCAGGCACCTGTTTCCGGGCCCATGCTTCAACCAAGCAAGGTCCAAAGAAAGGCGAGTCACTCGTCCCGCATCCTTTCTCTGCAAAAGACTCTTGGCAATCAGGCTGTGCAGCGCATGTTATCGAGGACTCCTCTGCAAAAATCGGAGAATCTTTCTTCCGGCAGCGGCCGCTCACTCCCCGATTCCGTCCAAGCAAAAATGGAACAGGCTTTCCATACTGATTTTTCAGATGTACAGATTCATCCAGAATCGTCTGTTGCCTCCCAAATCGGAGCTGTTGCCTTCGCCCAAGGGAATGACATTCACTTCGCCCCGGGGACGTATCAGCCAGAGACGCAAAGTGGGCAACAGCTGCTCGGCCATGAGCTGACACATGTGGTCCAACAAAGACAAGGGCGGGTAAAAGCGAACGTTCCTGATTCCAGCCTGCCCATTAATGACGATCCCGCTCTGGAAGCGGAAGCTGATCGCTATGGGTCACTGGCAGCGGCAGGAACCATGACGGATCGCACGGGTGCGGATGCTACTGGGTCTGTAGCATCCCCGATCATACAAGGCACTTGGGACGAAGATGTAAAAGATGCACGCAGAATGTGGGACAAACATGTGGAGAAAACAAACAACCTGGATGAAGGAACGGTAAATGGGCTTTTTGAGCAAGTGGCCGACATAGAAAACTACTTTGACAAAGTACGTTACGGTATCAGTCTGCACTCCAAAATTTCTGATATTTTCTCGGTTACCGGGGGGAACTATACAGAGCTGGAGGAGGCACAGCGTCTATTCGGAGAAAATATCACACCCTTTTTCGGCAAGGATAAGGACACCGATCCTGACATCGATTACACCTATTTGGAGAAGCAGCAAAGCGACAACGATGAGGAAGTCCGCATGGTGGATGAGAACGAGGATGATTCAACTGCTTTATACGAGGAAAAACGAGTGGCGATGGAGATCAAGACAATCAGCTCTCATGATGATTCCCAATTTGGCTCCCGGATTCATGAAGCGATCGGTCAATTAGACAAGCGGCGAGACACGAATCGATATAAAGAGTATGTCATCGTCATTCAAAAGTATCATCCTGAAAACCCTTGGCCGTACACCGCTGCCGAAAATAGGGCCCGCGCCCCACTGGGTGATCTCAAAGCTAGACTGACCGCTAGATTGAGCAATATGACACATCTGCCAGGTTATGATATCAAGGTCATTTTCCGGGGCATTACAAAAGGAACCCCAACAGGGGGAACCGGAACCGTAGACCCATCCTTCTTAATCCCGGAACATATACGCTTTTCGAACATGCCCTCTTATACAGTCGAATGCTATTACTGCGGCAGCTCCAACACTGGGTGGTTGGTAGATGACCCTATCCCTGAATAA
- a CDS encoding MORN repeat-containing protein: protein MDKQLQKLTEQTIVDPLTNPLKKWVQDWIKKGAALPKQALDWIKNGIAGLFTKKETSLKDYVHIGRFYIAKRFLILTGLFLLVLAYFLFINPPDALNRFLQRPIVIHLKTPNQQISDTGLAIIYNPEGTMIYSGQLVDGLYDGKGELYDDNGKLLYSGEFKSGTPQGLGKGYRKGVLVYQGGFENGVYAGQGTLYNDNQQVIFQGDFKNGKPDGAGQEWYTNGAIKYEGAFKNGVYNGSGRLFTKSGKLLYDGLFDNGFYGGEGTDYYKNGLVQYKGQFVDGRYNGAGSLFDRDGKIVYEGHFRNGHFNGAGTKFSTSGSIVYQGDFLLGVYHGQGELKDASGVTLYKGGFAEGHYHGTGELRSAEDAQVYQGQFRAGAYDGIGVLYDKEGLPLYKGYFREGRIYLPGFIGISRSKLEEIMGKPDDDAPREAEDAVPPPADQKAPEAPPAKDATLSPQKLAYRERNMAFTLVPAPGHPSKQIVTAVHVYQPQVISIVKEDRNELDSKAAILPKTSSTYASTGAITSYLVDPYLYLYFYQAQQKEPVQLDVTKAEGV from the coding sequence ATGGACAAACAACTCCAAAAGCTAACGGAACAAACGATTGTCGACCCGCTCACCAATCCGCTCAAAAAATGGGTGCAGGATTGGATAAAAAAAGGAGCCGCCCTCCCCAAGCAAGCCCTCGATTGGATCAAGAACGGCATTGCCGGACTATTCACCAAAAAAGAAACTTCACTCAAAGATTACGTGCATATCGGCCGTTTTTACATCGCCAAACGCTTTCTCATTTTGACAGGACTATTCCTCCTTGTCCTGGCCTACTTCCTGTTCATCAATCCTCCCGATGCGCTTAACCGCTTTTTGCAGCGTCCTATCGTCATTCATCTAAAAACTCCCAATCAACAGATTTCTGACACGGGTCTGGCGATCATCTACAACCCGGAAGGCACGATGATCTATTCTGGCCAGCTCGTGGATGGTCTGTATGACGGAAAAGGCGAACTCTATGACGACAATGGAAAGCTTCTATACAGCGGCGAGTTCAAAAGCGGCACTCCACAAGGCTTAGGCAAAGGATACCGGAAAGGCGTTCTCGTCTATCAAGGCGGGTTTGAAAATGGCGTTTATGCTGGTCAGGGAACGTTGTACAACGACAACCAGCAAGTCATTTTTCAAGGAGATTTCAAAAATGGGAAGCCGGATGGAGCCGGTCAGGAATGGTACACAAACGGCGCAATCAAATACGAAGGCGCTTTTAAAAACGGCGTGTACAACGGGTCAGGCCGACTTTTTACGAAGTCTGGAAAGCTGCTCTACGACGGACTGTTTGACAATGGATTCTACGGCGGCGAAGGTACCGATTACTACAAAAACGGGCTCGTACAGTATAAAGGGCAATTTGTGGACGGCAGATACAACGGGGCCGGGAGTCTTTTTGATCGGGATGGCAAGATCGTGTATGAAGGTCATTTTCGAAATGGGCACTTCAATGGAGCCGGAACCAAATTCTCCACCAGTGGCAGCATCGTTTATCAAGGTGATTTTTTGCTAGGTGTGTATCATGGGCAGGGCGAACTGAAAGATGCAAGTGGCGTAACGCTGTATAAAGGCGGTTTTGCCGAAGGGCATTATCACGGAACGGGAGAGCTTCGTTCTGCCGAAGACGCTCAGGTGTATCAAGGGCAATTTCGGGCAGGTGCCTACGACGGCATCGGGGTGCTCTACGACAAGGAAGGCTTGCCTCTGTATAAAGGGTATTTTCGCGAGGGGCGTATTTATTTGCCAGGATTCATCGGCATCTCCAGGAGCAAGCTGGAGGAAATCATGGGCAAGCCCGACGATGACGCGCCGAGGGAAGCCGAAGATGCTGTTCCTCCTCCTGCCGATCAAAAAGCCCCCGAAGCTCCACCAGCGAAGGATGCCACCTTATCGCCGCAAAAACTTGCGTATCGTGAAAGGAACATGGCTTTTACACTCGTACCAGCACCAGGACACCCCAGCAAGCAGATTGTCACTGCCGTCCACGTGTATCAGCCACAGGTCATCTCGATCGTCAAAGAAGATCGGAATGAGCTCGACAGCAAAGCAGCCATTTTGCCCAAGACATCTTCCACATACGCTAGTACTGGAGCTATCACGAGCTATTTGGTCGACCCGTATCTGTATCTCTATTTCTATCAAGCACAGCAAAAGGAACCCGTTCAGTTGGACGTGACAAAAGCAGAGGGGGTGTAA
- a CDS encoding DUF4280 domain-containing protein, producing the protein MGQLVCGGAMVQCSFGAAPSSLMVLPVNRVTTSMPIANIMDNKPMVNILPFGMCNTMSNPQVAAATAAKLGVFTPVPCVPVTVAPWVPGSPTVLVANMPALNQSSKLMCSWGGVIQIANPGQTTIQVP; encoded by the coding sequence ATGGGACAACTCGTCTGCGGAGGAGCCATGGTACAGTGCAGCTTCGGTGCTGCTCCCAGTTCACTCATGGTGCTCCCGGTGAATCGCGTCACAACCAGTATGCCGATCGCAAACATTATGGACAATAAACCGATGGTAAACATCCTTCCATTCGGGATGTGCAATACGATGTCCAACCCTCAGGTCGCAGCAGCCACAGCGGCGAAGCTGGGCGTTTTCACTCCGGTCCCCTGCGTTCCTGTAACCGTCGCCCCTTGGGTTCCCGGCTCTCCTACTGTTCTCGTCGCCAACATGCCTGCCCTCAATCAATCCTCCAAGCTCATGTGCAGTTGGGGTGGCGTCATCCAGATCGCGAACCCCGGTCAAACGACGATTCAGGTTCCCTGA
- a CDS encoding adenylate/guanylate cyclase domain-containing protein: MGNNKKYSWLTGLLIVFVGIGLLLAWNVDRSGKQDVPFQGIDSIAVNSQKDVVLITDGHQKLTSLYPDRSLRYQQVLEQNPEEGLENFTEVAIDEEGYAYVLITKLDSFGLRTVSERIVRMSPDGEIVQVVYEDSYGANSPYKRIGKVRSLQVAKDRLYFYVYQHPEVIAYQFVPSDSPPTQLYQIQLPNEVYVNEITGVDPRHTYVTTKRGEVFQVDVPQGSGEAQVKGPLYIHSERSEKNHTVPNHAKVGPAGRLLFYNSDQNVMERFDPAHPDEIALMVPSKTFEQIKSSDSSALTAFAVTPNYEIVVATDSQLAFLDQQGNVITKITSPSVSEKDRLKEWSWWTGFGVEILLFCVIQYLLFRLFRIPLIIKQTIVIAPLIVVPVFLQLEGTKLTFAFMEQENQTDLRLQAYVISTLIEGDKLDGINGAIDYMNADYQAVQANLKKLEVPDDVHVNRGLYKTIYKYKDGELFLMMDDNDSAEVFENVAIDDEFRSVVMKREIVSGKAQDRTGYWMYAMAPIYNSSGKLSGVLELGREMNGVRMQHNEMSRELGRGAALVWSICASLFFLFSWLTYRNIRNLQTNVSDMGKGDYSVVARVRSMDEIQKLAESFNQMAKRIRQYISNITRMSEANNRFVPQQFIHFLGKESILDVELGDQVEREMAVMRMSLQSFHAISHRLRPETTFRVINAFLKRFAPIVNENQGMIIEYLDPGVLAVYPKEAKDALDAAVQMRRTLADYNEQRAEKGYDSIELRVALHHGPLMLGIIGEATRLEAAIISDHVRVVEKMEKMAETLGACILMSDSLFAGMGGSTPYRYRDLGWVHIEGEAQPMHLYDVYEGDAAQIRAHKDETKELFEQAIAMYQNGRFHDARSAFLSVIKQNRWDQAARQYFYLCDEYAQKGAERDWSGELKIS; the protein is encoded by the coding sequence ATGGGAAATAACAAGAAGTATTCCTGGTTGACCGGACTGCTGATTGTATTTGTTGGGATCGGCTTGCTGCTCGCTTGGAACGTGGATAGAAGCGGGAAGCAGGACGTACCGTTTCAAGGGATCGACAGCATCGCGGTCAACAGTCAAAAGGATGTCGTCCTCATAACGGATGGACACCAAAAGCTGACGAGCCTATACCCCGATCGATCGCTAAGGTACCAGCAAGTACTGGAGCAAAATCCAGAAGAAGGCTTGGAAAATTTCACAGAGGTAGCCATCGACGAAGAAGGTTATGCGTACGTGCTGATCACAAAGCTTGATAGCTTTGGTTTGCGGACGGTATCCGAAAGAATCGTGCGAATGTCGCCGGATGGAGAAATCGTACAAGTCGTGTATGAAGATTCATACGGAGCAAACAGCCCGTACAAGCGAATTGGCAAGGTACGCTCCCTGCAAGTCGCGAAAGATCGTCTTTACTTTTATGTGTATCAACACCCTGAAGTGATTGCCTATCAATTTGTACCCTCTGATTCACCCCCCACACAACTCTATCAAATCCAATTGCCTAATGAAGTATACGTCAATGAAATCACAGGAGTAGACCCGCGGCATACCTATGTCACTACCAAGCGAGGAGAGGTTTTCCAGGTCGACGTTCCCCAAGGAAGCGGGGAAGCTCAAGTGAAAGGTCCGCTCTACATTCACTCCGAACGGTCCGAAAAGAATCATACCGTCCCCAATCATGCCAAAGTGGGACCAGCAGGTCGTCTCCTTTTCTACAATTCTGATCAAAATGTCATGGAACGCTTCGATCCCGCACATCCAGATGAAATCGCCTTGATGGTGCCTTCCAAAACATTCGAGCAGATCAAATCGAGCGATAGCAGTGCTTTAACGGCGTTTGCTGTAACCCCCAATTATGAGATCGTAGTGGCCACGGATAGTCAGCTCGCCTTCCTGGATCAACAAGGAAATGTGATAACCAAGATCACTTCCCCGTCTGTATCTGAAAAAGACCGCTTGAAGGAATGGAGCTGGTGGACAGGATTTGGTGTGGAAATTCTCCTTTTTTGTGTCATTCAGTATCTGCTGTTTCGCCTTTTCCGGATTCCGTTGATTATCAAGCAAACGATCGTGATAGCCCCACTGATTGTTGTCCCCGTATTCCTTCAACTGGAGGGAACGAAGCTGACCTTCGCGTTTATGGAGCAGGAAAATCAGACCGATCTTCGTCTCCAAGCCTATGTGATTTCTACTCTGATCGAAGGGGACAAGCTGGATGGAATCAACGGGGCCATTGACTACATGAATGCGGATTATCAAGCAGTACAGGCCAACCTGAAAAAACTGGAGGTCCCAGATGATGTGCATGTGAACAGGGGGCTGTACAAAACGATTTACAAATACAAAGATGGCGAATTGTTTCTCATGATGGATGACAATGACAGCGCAGAAGTGTTTGAGAATGTTGCCATAGATGACGAGTTCCGCAGTGTGGTCATGAAGCGGGAGATCGTCTCGGGTAAAGCCCAGGATCGGACAGGCTACTGGATGTACGCGATGGCTCCGATCTACAACTCCTCCGGCAAGCTATCGGGTGTGTTGGAGCTGGGCCGAGAAATGAACGGGGTCCGCATGCAGCACAACGAAATGTCCCGTGAGCTCGGCCGTGGCGCTGCGCTGGTCTGGTCGATTTGTGCGAGTCTATTTTTCCTTTTCTCGTGGCTGACATACAGAAACATCCGCAATCTGCAAACGAATGTCTCTGATATGGGAAAAGGCGACTACAGCGTGGTGGCCAGGGTTCGCTCCATGGATGAAATTCAAAAGCTGGCAGAAAGCTTCAACCAAATGGCAAAGCGCATTCGTCAGTACATTTCGAATATCACCAGGATGAGCGAGGCGAACAATCGCTTTGTGCCGCAGCAGTTTATCCATTTTCTCGGGAAGGAAAGCATACTCGACGTGGAGCTTGGTGATCAGGTTGAGCGGGAAATGGCCGTTATGCGCATGAGTCTGCAATCGTTTCATGCCATCTCTCATCGTCTGCGTCCAGAGACGACCTTCCGCGTCATCAATGCGTTTCTCAAGCGTTTTGCTCCGATTGTGAACGAGAATCAAGGGATGATAATCGAATATCTCGATCCCGGCGTGCTGGCTGTTTATCCAAAAGAGGCGAAAGATGCGTTAGATGCGGCCGTACAAATGAGACGGACGTTAGCGGACTATAACGAGCAACGGGCGGAAAAAGGATACGATTCGATTGAATTGCGGGTGGCTCTGCATCACGGTCCGCTGATGCTCGGGATTATTGGCGAGGCGACGCGGCTAGAGGCTGCGATCATATCGGATCACGTCCGCGTGGTCGAGAAAATGGAAAAGATGGCGGAAACGCTCGGAGCCTGCATCCTGATGTCCGATTCGCTATTTGCCGGGATGGGGGGGAGCACGCCGTACCGATATCGTGATTTAGGCTGGGTGCATATCGAGGGAGAGGCTCAGCCGATGCATTTGTACGACGTATACGAGGGGGACGCTGCCCAGATTCGCGCGCACAAGGATGAGACGAAAGAATTGTTTGAGCAAGCGATTGCGATGTATCAAAATGGGAGGTTTCACGATGCACGCTCCGCTTTTCTGTCCGTCATCAAGCAAAACAGATGGGATCAGGCGGCGCGACAGTATTTCTACTTATGTGACGAATACGCCCAAAAAGGGGCCGAACGAGATTGGTCTGGCGAGTTGAAAATATCGTAG